One window of the Eucalyptus grandis isolate ANBG69807.140 chromosome 8, ASM1654582v1, whole genome shotgun sequence genome contains the following:
- the LOC104414438 gene encoding LOW QUALITY PROTEIN: eukaryotic translation initiation factor (The sequence of the model RefSeq protein was modified relative to this genomic sequence to represent the inferred CDS: inserted 1 base in 1 codon), with protein MATEIEGAPATATAEAAPAAAAKQPHKLERKWTFWFDNQSKPKQGAAWGTSLRKVYTFDTVEEFWCLYDQIFKPSKLPANADFHLFKAGVEPKWEDPECANGGKWTVTSSRKATLDAMWLETMMGLIGEQFDEADDICGVVASVRQRXDKLALWTKTASNEALQTGIGRKWKEIMDVTDKITYSFHDDSRREKSVRGRYTA; from the exons ATGGCGACCGAGATCGAAGGAGCTcccgcgacggcgacggcggaggcggcgccTGCGGCGGCCGCGAAGCAGCCGCACAAGCTGGAGAGGAAGTGGACCTTCTGGTTCGACAACCAATCGAAGCCCAAGCAAGGCGCCGCCTGGGGCACCTCTCTTCGCAAGGTCTACACTTTCGACACCGTCGAAGAGTTCTGGTG TTTGTATGATCAAATCTTTAAGCCAAGCAAGTTGCCTGCAAATGCtgattttcacttatttaaagCCGGCGTTGAACCCAAATGGGAAGATCCCGAGTGTGCTAATGGAGGGAAGTGGACTGTTACCAGCAGCAGAAAGGCTACCCTTGATGCGATGTGGCTTGAAACT ATGATGGGTTTGATCGGAGAGCAATTCGATGAGGCAGATGACATCTGCGGGGTGGTTGCTAGTGTGCGCCAAA GGGACAAACTTGCTCTGTGGACAAAGACAGCTTCAAATGAGGCTTTACAG ACGGGTATTGGTAGGAAGTGGAAGGAAATCATGGATGTCACTGACAAGATCACTTACAGCTTCCAT GATGACTCTAGAAGGGAAAAATCGGTCAGGGGACGTTACACTGCCTGA